ACCTCTCTGGTGGAAGAACTTAAGGGACCGTTTGTTCTTGCTATCGATTCGCCATGGGGAACAGGAAAAACTACTTTCATTAATATGTGGAAAGCGCATCTTGAATTAGATAACTATATTTGTATTTACTTTAATTCATGGGAATCTGATTTTACTGCTGATCCACTGATTGCTTTTCTTGGTGAAATAGAAAATTTTGTTAAAAAAATTGACCCTGTAAATACTGAATTTTCACATTCTTTCGATAAAGCAAAAAAAATTGCAACGAGCTTAACAAAGCGCGCGCTTCCTGCTGCAGGAAAAATTCTGACGGCGGGGTTTCTTAATCTTGATGATTTTTCAGAGAGATCCTTAGCAGACTTGGCTTCTGATGTTGTTAAAGATGCTGTTGATACGTATGTGGCTACAAAAAATTTGAATAAAAGATTTCATGAATCATTGTCTGATGCAATCGTAAAATTGAACACAACTGACACAGAAGATAGGACTCAAAAAGGTAAGATTATTATATTTGTCGATGAGATAGATCGCTGCAGGCCTACCTTTGCAATTGAATTACTTGAGCGAATTAAACATCTTTTTAACGTATCCAATGTGATTTTTATACTCTCACTTGATAAACAACAATTGAATACTAGCCTTGCCGCTGTTTATGGTACAGGGATTAATGCAGAAGAATATTTGAGAAGATTTATTGACTTAGAATTCTTATTGCCAAAAGCGAATACAGAGCGATTTACAGAATATTTATATAAGGGTTTTAATTTCGATAATTTTTTTCAAAATAGAAACATACTAGGCGGCAATGAAAAGGATCACTTAATAAAATTATTTAATTCATTATCTAGTCCACCCTGAACAATTCTATTTTCAGGCATATGCGCCAGCAAGGCGATGATTAGTTCTGTCATCATTGATTGATGGCCAATCCAAGCGTAGGAAAATCAAGACGAGAAGAAGCCGCAGCTTCCTCAGAATCATCCGCAGGTTGTGTCCGCAACCGCAGAGGATGGCATGA
This region of Thermodesulfovibrionia bacterium genomic DNA includes:
- a CDS encoding P-loop NTPase fold protein, which translates into the protein MDFKLLPLEIPSNEPFRYDALNRKSSIEFLTSLVEELKGPFVLAIDSPWGTGKTTFINMWKAHLELDNYICIYFNSWESDFTADPLIAFLGEIENFVKKIDPVNTEFSHSFDKAKKIATSLTKRALPAAGKILTAGFLNLDDFSERSLADLASDVVKDAVDTYVATKNLNKRFHESLSDAIVKLNTTDTEDRTQKGKIIIFVDEIDRCRPTFAIELLERIKHLFNVSNVIFILSLDKQQLNTSLAAVYGTGINAEEYLRRFIDLEFLLPKANTERFTEYLYKGFNFDNFFQNRNILGGNEKDHLIKLFNSLSSPP